The Medicago truncatula cultivar Jemalong A17 chromosome 7, MtrunA17r5.0-ANR, whole genome shotgun sequence genome includes the window TGAAAAATATCACTACATTAATTCTATCTCACAATAGACTTAACGGAAACTTGCCTATTTCTCTTACAAATCTCACAAAATTAGTATACATTgatatttcatataattttctcACAGGTACTCTtccttccaattttttttcattaacaaATTTCGAAACTTCCATTGACCTAAGTTGCAACTTCATTAGTGGTGAAATCCCTTCCATGTTTGGAAATTTTCGACAACTTATTTTAAGCAATAATAATCTTACCGGAAAAATCCCCGAATCTATTTGTACTGTTACTTTTATGAACATTTCCTACAATTATTTAAGTGGGTCCATTCCAAATTGTGTTGATCCCTTTTCAATAATAGGGAACAAGGATTTATGTACCAATTATCCACACAAGAATACCCTCTTCCAATTTCAACCTTGCTCACCTCCCAAGAAAAGTTATAAAGTAAAGCACCATGGTTTCATTGTTCTTTCAATCCTTAGTATTATAATCTTAGccttatcatttctcatatgcTTCAAACTTCGTCATAGTTCTGTTAAGAACAAGCATGAAAACACAACGACAACAAAGAATGTAGATATGTTTTGTGTATGGAATTATGACGGAAAAATAGCATTCGATGACATTATTAAAGCAACAGAGGACTTTGACATGAGATATTGCATTGGAACAGGAGCATATAGAAGTGTTTACAAGGCACAATTACCAAGTGGCAAGGTTGTTGCCTTAAAGAAACTTCACGGCTATGAAGCCGAGGTTCCATCTTTTGATGAGAGTTTCAAAAATGAAGTGAGAATATTATCAGAAATAAAGCACAAACATATTGTGAAGCTTTATGGATTCTGCTTGCACAAAAGAATCATGTTTTTGATCTATCAATACATGGAGAAAGGAAGCTTGTTCTCTGTCTTGTATGATGATGTAGAAGCTGTGGAATTCAATTGGAGAAAAAGGGTTAACACTGTTAAAGGAGTTGCATTTGCTCTATCTTATCTTCATCCTGATTGCACCGCTCCAATAGTGCATCGAGATGTATCTACTAGCAATATCTTGCTAAACTCTGAGTGGCAGGCCAGTGTCGCGGACTTTGGCACAGCTCGACTCCTTCAATATGATTCATCCAATCGAACAATAGTTGCTGGAACTATTGGATATATAGCTCCTGGTAAATTAACCattgctttttttcttttcttttcttgttctgtttttcttcttcttcatatttaTATGATGCACAACATGCATATTCATAATCCACATAAATAATAACATACATGTTCGTTAGTTTTTCATGCTAAAtagtaattttcaattattttcttttgattctttTTATTACTCATGTTTATTTGATCAATGCAGAGCTTGCTTATACTATGGCTGTGAGTGAAAAGTGTGATGTATATAGTTTTGGTGTAGTGGCACTTGAAACTTTAGTTGGAAGGCACCCTGAAGATATATTGTCATCCCTTCAATCAACATCGACACAAAGTATCAAATTATGTCAAGTATTAGACCAACGTCTTCCACTTCCAAGTAAAGAAATAGCTATCCATGACATAATTCATGTTGCCGTGGTAGCATTTGCATGCTTAAATCTCAATCCTCGTTCTCGACCAACAATGAAACGTGTGTCACAAAGTTTTGCCACTGAGCTGACACCATTAAGAACTCCTTTGAGTGAAATTTCAATGCAGCAACTCTTGAGTCAAGAACTCAAAGCATTATTTTATATTGAAGACCCTTGAAAGAAAAACTTCACATTGAATTAAGTTGAATGTGTTATTATTCAATAAAGACGctgtctattttttattttttttggcagAAGTTGTTGACATGTGCTTTAAAATTTTGTTGAGATATCTcaaacatatatgtatatatgtattcttgttttttgattttgaataaaactgAACTACATCTGGGTCCATTATTATGTTAATTGAATTAGAAAAAAAAGGTATTGCAATTACTTCAATCAAATTCTCTAGGTTTACAAATTCCACAAAATAACTTGATGTACTTGGGGGATTATTCCTTCAACAACTGAATGAATAATTTCTCTTTTATGGGCATAAAAGAGGAACTCATCTTCCTGACAGAGTTGCCCCATCAATCATACACTTTTATCGTTTGTTTAACATCCTCTACATCTCCCCATCTTCGTATAGTGGTGTACAAATTTCTCAACATCATATAGTCTCCGGCGGTTTCCTTCTCCAATTTCAGTACCTGTTTTAGCACTCTTTCAGCCCTCGAAACATCTTCGAAGTAACAACAAGAAAATAGAAATGAAGTCAATATTATCTATCTCATTGGCATAGCTTGAATAAAATTTTCAGCCTCATCCAAGCATTCGGACCTTCCTAGAAGATCAATCATACAACCATAATGCTCAATCTGATGTACAATTCCAAACCTCTCCATTGCTTTGAAGCATCTTCACTCTTCCTCTACCAAACAGCAATGGTTGC containing:
- the LOC25499825 gene encoding probable leucine-rich repeat receptor-like protein kinase At1g35710, whose amino-acid sequence is MNYTKYLVSNFFDPKMWIAFLIICSLIVGTQSAATMTSQLQMEANAIIKSGWWNTSDARFNISDRCNWHDIFCNGVGSINAIKIDSWGSQLATLNLSTFNLSTFQNLESLVIREIGPLGTIPKEIGHLSKLTYLDLSNNFLDGQVPPSIHNLRQLNYLDISLNFIKGSIPPELWLLKNLTFLDLSNNRFKGEIPSLLGNLKQLEDLDISSNYIQGSIPLELGFLKNLTRLDLSNNRFKGEIPSSLRNLKQLQKLDISHNNIQGSVPLELKFLKNITTLILSHNRLNGNLPISLTNLTKLVYIDISYNFLTGTLPSNFFSLTNFETSIDLSCNFISGEIPSMFGNFRQLILSNNNLTGKIPESICTVTFMNISYNYLSGSIPNCVDPFSIIGNKDLCTNYPHKNTLFQFQPCSPPKKSYKVKHHGFIVLSILSIIILALSFLICFKLRHSSVKNKHENTTTTKNVDMFCVWNYDGKIAFDDIIKATEDFDMRYCIGTGAYRSVYKAQLPSGKVVALKKLHGYEAEVPSFDESFKNEVRILSEIKHKHIVKLYGFCLHKRIMFLIYQYMEKGSLFSVLYDDVEAVEFNWRKRVNTVKGVAFALSYLHPDCTAPIVHRDVSTSNILLNSEWQASVADFGTARLLQYDSSNRTIVAGTIGYIAPELAYTMAVSEKCDVYSFGVVALETLVGRHPEDILSSLQSTSTQSIKLCQVLDQRLPLPSKEIAIHDIIHVAVVAFACLNLNPRSRPTMKRVSQSFATELTPLRTPLSEISMQQLLSQELKALFYIEDP